The Chryseobacterium indologenes genomic sequence TCTGAATTATTTTCTTCTGAAAATTGTGAAGTTTGCTGATTATCCATCAATTTTTTTATTTCTTAAATAAACTTACTACTACTGCTATTGCTGTAACGGCAATAGACACACCGGTTAAAATAAGGCCTGTATTTGGATTTTGTTTGGACATAACATCCTTTGTATTATTGGATGATATAATAATGGCATCACCTTGTTTTAAATTATAATACGGTGAGTTGATGAGATTTGCATCCTGTAGGTTTACTCGTCCGTGTGTAACTGTACCATTTTCCGTTCTGATGACAAGAACGTCTTCCCTTTTCCCATAAGGCGTAAGATCTCCGGCAAGGCCTAAAGCATTAAGTATGGTTCCTTGTCCGTTTGCAATTGTATAATCACCTTGTCGGTTCACCTCTCCAAGTATTGTCACTTTAAAATTAGCAATCCTCACATTAACGGTTGGATTAATTACATATTGAGTCATTTTTTGTCTTAACTCATTTTTAAACTCTACCAAAGTTTTGTTTAAGGTACTTAATTTCCCCAATACCGGAAAATCGATATCTCCATTGCTATCTACAATATAAGTAGGTCCGGAAAGAATAGTAGCCCCTTGATTTGGCATATTACTACCTGCAAGAGTGTTAGTCTGGATAAGTTCAGAAGATGAATAGTTTTGATTGAACGGTTTCACAACGTCCATATCTTTTGCTGTAATCAAAATAATAAGCTGATCTCCCGTTTGTATTGTAGACTTAGAATTTTTCTCTGATGCCTCTATAGCCACTTTCTCTATATTCTGCATATAGTTCAAGTCATTTGGCCTGGATTGGTTAACCTTACAGGAAACCAGCGTCAATGCCAGAAATATTGCTAATATTTTTCCCTTCATATTTTTAAAATTGTACAAATATACATTTATATTTTTCTATTTATCCAATGCCTCGTAGATAGAATTATTACTCCTAAATTCGGGCACAATCATTTTTAGAAGCTTGACAACTTCTACCTTGTCTCTTCGTAAAGAGGCTTTCGTAATTTGCTTGGTCAGCAAATCAATTTCATCAAATCCTATAGTTGGATCTTTAGATACCATAATTTTTTCATTATGAGTAGGAAGCGTTTTGGCATTATCACTTAAAAGCTCCTCATAAAGCTTTTCTCCAGGTCTTAAACCTGTATAAATTATCTTGATATCAATATTGGGTTCAAATCCTGAAAGCTTAATCATTCTTTTCGCCAGATCAAGAA encodes the following:
- a CDS encoding polysaccharide biosynthesis/export family protein; translation: MKGKILAIFLALTLVSCKVNQSRPNDLNYMQNIEKVAIEASEKNSKSTIQTGDQLIILITAKDMDVVKPFNQNYSSSELIQTNTLAGSNMPNQGATILSGPTYIVDSNGDIDFPVLGKLSTLNKTLVEFKNELRQKMTQYVINPTVNVRIANFKVTILGEVNRQGDYTIANGQGTILNALGLAGDLTPYGKREDVLVIRTENGTVTHGRVNLQDANLINSPYYNLKQGDAIIISSNNTKDVMSKQNPNTGLILTGVSIAVTAIAVVVSLFKK